The genomic segment GCGCCGCGCCGCTCCAGCAGGAAGAGTTCGACCAGCCCGCCGGTCTCCTTCCGGCCGAAGATCCGCGCCGGCAGGACGCGCGTGTCGTTGATCACGAGCAGGTCGCCGGGCCGCAACAGGTCGGGGAGGTCGCGCACGAACGCGTCGCGCGGCGCCCCCGCGTCGCGCGGGAGGACCATCAGCCGCGCGGCGTCGCGCGGCTCGACCGCCTCCTGGGCGATCCGCTCCGGCGGGAGCTCGTAGTCGAAGGCGTCCACGTTCATCGGGCGCACAGTTTCGGCGGCGCGCGGTCGGTCGGCAACTCCCCGCCCGGCGCGCGTTCACCAAATCGTGACCGCGACGACGAAATTGGAATCCGCCGCCGAACGCGCCGCGCGGCGGCGCTCCCCCGCGCGTCCCGGAAAGGCGCGCCGGACGCGGGCCGCGCCGGCGCGGCGTCCGCGCCGCGGGCCGCGGGGCGCGGTGGCGCCGATGTTGAATTGGAGTAGGACGGCCGCGCCGCTCCCGCGAGAGCGAACGGCCCGCCGAAGACGCCGCGCCGTCTTGGCTGCGGCGGCCGGGAAGTCCCCCTCTTGCCGGCGCTTTCGGCGAAGCAGTTCATCCCCTGCCCACGGCGCCGCGGGATCCCCCTCCCCGGCGCCTTATTTTTTCGGGCGGCGGCCAGTCGTCAACGCGCAGACAACCCACGAATACGACAGACGCGAGTGTTCAACGCGTCATACCAAGAAGTGCCAACAGCCCAGAAACTCGCTTGCTTCTACAAAGTAAGCGTGCTTTGCTCCGCGCTCTGCTTGGCGTTATTGGGGGCGTCCCGGAACTTCGGAGGAACAGGCGAGAACTCATGCAAGACTGGCCCCGCAATCACCGCCTCCAGCAATCTCGCTTGGCAAGGGTGAAGCGCCACGGTGCGATCCAGAAGATTCAGGAGTTCGAGGAATTCAGTCGTAAACGCGCATGACCAACCCGTCGGCGTAATATCGTCCAAGGGAGATGTCTTCTTTCCCTTGCGATTGGCGAGGCGATAACCAAGCCAAGATTGGACGACCTTCAGGCCGGATACCTCGTAGTCCCACACGGCCTTGGCGACCGGGCCAAACTCCCCCGCGTCCACGAAGATGGTCTTCTTTCCCTCGTCGTAGCGAAAAGACCTCGGCAACTTGGAGGACGGCACGCCCTTCATGCATTTAGTAACGTTCGGTACTTTCTCCTGCCTCGTCTGAAAACGTTCGCCGTAGGTATGTAGGCGAAGAAGCTCACGGCCCAGCTCGGCGACTTGAAAGAACAGCACTGCATCGCTGGTGACCGGCACGCGCAGCTCGCGGCTCCCTAGTTCCTTGGCGAATCGTTCGGAAAACGCTGGTTGAGCAAGTAGCCCGTAAAGGTAAGCAACGAACTCCTCTGCCGAGACATCTCTTCGGTAGGCATTGGAGAGTTTGGGAAGTAGCTCTGGATGCAGGTTAGGTCTTGTTGCATCAGGATCCCGGTATAGCGGGATGATGTCTTTAGCTCCTCGCCCGGAGAAATAGTCCATGTCCGGGACATCGGCTGTCGCCACCAGAGCGGGGCCTTTCCCCAGAGTCTTGGTAAGAATGCTAGCGAGGTATGTCTGCCGCTCGGAATGAGCGAGCCACAGCGAGGGCCGGAAGTAGTCGCCAACCCGGTTGTCAGCAATGACAAATTGCCGATCAAACGAACGATAGCCATAGCGAGCGATGGCCTCTGGCTGCGCATCATGCGAGAGTTTGTCCAACGCGACCAGACGATGCGTTCCGATCAACGAATCGACGGATTTGCCAATCTTGCGATCACGCGTCTCCTTGAACACCGTCCTTCTGTCAGGTGAGATGAGTAGTCTCCGCCAGCGCTCCCGCAAAACCGCTTCTGTCGTCCCGATGGGCCACGTACGCTTTACTTGAACACCCGACTGCTGCCACGGCATAAGGTCCTTCAACAATGGCCAGTCGAAATAGCGGCCGTCCCCGGCCGGCCGGAATGCGGCACCCCACGCACTTGGGACAGACTGAAACTCCAAGTCAGCGAGAGACTGCAAAGACTCCAGTTGGGAAAGCTTGGCAGCACGAGTACCTTCAATACGCGTGTAATGCACCTGAGCCGGTGTCTCTTGATTCCCCGCTCCATAACGTACGGCAACAGCTATGGCGACCGGAGTCTGAATTTCGAACACATTCTCATCTTGCCGTGCGCCTCTACCATCGCCGGCAAGGTCAACGATCCAAATTTCGTCGCACATTCTCCGCATGTGCTCGCGCATTCCGAGAAATGCAGAACCATCCAAATAGGACGATGCCGTGATATAGCTGACGATTCCTGGCCTTCCCGCTGAGTCACGCTCAAACGTCTTCCAGAGCGCCCACCGCCAGAAATAGACGTAGAGGTTGTAGAGGTTCTTGAGAGCCCCGCCTTTATCGGCGGCTTTGACCGGCGCGATAAAGGCATTTAAGATCGCATCGCTGCCATCTTTGGCGTCACCCCATCGCACCCAGCCGCCAGTCAACGCTTGATTCTCTTGCGTAGCGGCTTCGTGTCTGTCATAGGGCGGATTCCCCAAGCACACGAGAACGGGGACATTTTCTTTCACGTGCTTGGCACGCTCGTGCTCAACGCCGATAGGTTGATAGAACAACGGTAATTCTGGAGCTACTTCGTGGGGCGATTCTAGCGTGTTGTTGAGAATGATCTGTACGCCAGCGGCGGGAATGTTCCCATCGTACTGCTGCAGCATCCTCGTCAGTCGGAGTGAAGCAACGGCGTATGGGCCGACCATGTACTCAAAGCCGTAGAGACTCCCGCCAAGAACACGGGCGCGCTCTGCCAGACTGCCAGGCCCTTCGGTCT from the bacterium genome contains:
- a CDS encoding S-adenosylmethionine:tRNA ribosyltransferase-isomerase gives rise to the protein MNVDAFDYELPPERIAQEAVEPRDAARLMVLPRDAGAPRDAFVRDLPDLLRPGDLLVINDTRVLPARIFGRKETGGLVELFLLERRGA
- a CDS encoding N-6 DNA methylase; this translates as MPRQAALSSFAERVKEKFSTLVAGEPEDQLRAPFELLLRDAAAELGIYDVIPVGETTLDDNLGRPDYSVTRHRLSYGHVELKAPGKGADVTHFAGHDKEQWARFSNLPNILYSDGREFSLYRTGKRIRYLSLPRDPRTVGDAAVDTGIQSQFAVLLRDFLEWEPIVPRSAKQLAEYLAPLCRNLRDDVMDGLKKHIAAVEAAAKDWRRYLFPGADDARFADAYAQTVTFSLLLARSSGSDSLSIEESVRSLSHANSLLSRALQALTDQQVKEHLGSTLDVLMRVISKVPTGTMSGGRSDPWLNFYEDFLAEYDPDLRRDAGAYYTPVQVVKAQVCIVDQLLREKFGKQFGFATDDVNVLDPAVGTGTYLLGVIEHALGEMEKTEGPGSLAERARVLGGSLYGFEYMVGPYAVASLRLTRMLQQYDGNIPAAGVQIILNNTLESPHEVAPELPLFYQPIGVEHERAKHVKENVPVLVCLGNPPYDRHEAATQENQALTGGWVRWGDAKDGSDAILNAFIAPVKAADKGGALKNLYNLYVYFWRWALWKTFERDSAGRPGIVSYITASSYLDGSAFLGMREHMRRMCDEIWIVDLAGDGRGARQDENVFEIQTPVAIAVAVRYGAGNQETPAQVHYTRIEGTRAAKLSQLESLQSLADLEFQSVPSAWGAAFRPAGDGRYFDWPLLKDLMPWQQSGVQVKRTWPIGTTEAVLRERWRRLLISPDRRTVFKETRDRKIGKSVDSLIGTHRLVALDKLSHDAQPEAIARYGYRSFDRQFVIADNRVGDYFRPSLWLAHSERQTYLASILTKTLGKGPALVATADVPDMDYFSGRGAKDIIPLYRDPDATRPNLHPELLPKLSNAYRRDVSAEEFVAYLYGLLAQPAFSERFAKELGSRELRVPVTSDAVLFFQVAELGRELLRLHTYGERFQTRQEKVPNVTKCMKGVPSSKLPRSFRYDEGKKTIFVDAGEFGPVAKAVWDYEVSGLKVVQSWLGYRLANRKGKKTSPLDDITPTGWSCAFTTEFLELLNLLDRTVALHPCQARLLEAVIAGPVLHEFSPVPPKFRDAPNNAKQSAEQSTLTL